The following coding sequences are from one Apodemus sylvaticus chromosome X, mApoSyl1.1, whole genome shotgun sequence window:
- the Bclaf3 gene encoding BCLAF1 and THRAP3 family member 3 isoform X3 — MARSRSRSPRWKQRSLSPQSRNFEYHEERHFHGHYDPEYRNDPPRPFTWRMDDEKHGQNKSRIPPRVNSYYRSSYENRSPSPNVKPVEKFDTYKPHQEYFPGRGDDDRRSQYMPPYTESAATYMEHERDCYIPTAQGRYTPDEHRGRGSERGGKPPQMSLADSLRFKEKWHEDQLRLQRGLVESYPQSPRRGSEDFDTRSPFQKRYPEDHDFRKYGYTSKRSTDAARYENREPARIPKWKPEHSFLPFQEKKEEWSYGAQSHRYTEREYPERSSATRVSYDYRHKHHKLSDSEQDFADGRFQKYLKEEDRKYSSLKVPGNRESDCFSTTRGREVENEQIDGPFHLYNKDCVSYTHTNIKEPDLGPCNDKWKKKINEDCRKENAFSSKQLDTSPKPEEKCYSLIKKKPLTVKVDRNKTDTSRSPSRYSAERQISHDLVAIGKTSDNFHPVFQHLDSTQNPEDKSTEEFAQEIITIIHKVKADSFETPDITLHERFSRIKNKQDADFNQIQSNSDPEFHRRIDMSLADLQNKYTMVYEPDKTLVKVIEPNDLRHDIERRRKERLQNEDENIFHMASPTERNHQSSRFSKNYAMQRKDAITQRIFRVDENHQNRRGSKGSFKNFLGGRFQPHYKSHLVQKSMYIQAKYQRLRFAGPRGFITNKFRNRFLRKKKDYPVLPRTNNLELLQMESTLYEDLEHLIFVRNWN, encoded by the exons ATGGCACGGTCACGATCCAGATCCCCCAGGTGGAAACAAAG GTCACTATCGCCACAATCCAGAAATTTTGAATATCATGAGGAAAGACATTTCCATGGTCACTACGACCCTGAATATAGAAATGATCCACCAAGACCCTTTACTTGGAGAATGGATGATGAAAAACATGGACAAAATAAATCAAGGATTCCCCCTCGTGTGAATTCGTATTATCGATCTTCTTATGAAAATAGATCACCTTCCCCAAATGTAAAACCTGTTGAAAAATTTGATACATACAAGCCTCACCAAGAATATTTTCCTGGAAGAGGAGATGATGACAGAAGATCTCAGTATATGCCCCCATATACAGAAAGTGCAGCCACCTACATGGAGCACGAAAGGGATTGTTATATCCCTACAGCGCAAGGAAGGTATACTCCTGATGAGCACAGAGGTAGAGGAagtgagagaggagggaagcCACCTCAGATGTCACTGGCAGATTCCTTGAGATTTAAAGAGAAATGGCATGAAGATCAGTTGAGACTCCAAAGGGGACTAGTAGAAAGCTACCCTCAGTCACCCAGAAGAGGCTCAGAAGACTTTGACACAAGGAGCCCTTTTCAGAAGAG GTATCCTGAGGATCATGATTTCAGAAAGTATGGCTACACATCAAAAAGGTCTACAGATGCAGCAAGGTACGAAAATAGAGAGCCAGCCAGAATCCCAAAGTGGAAGCCTGAGCATTCTTTTCTACCTTtccaagagaaaaaagaagagtggAGCTATGGAGCCCAAAGTCACAGATATACTGAGAGAGAATACCCAGAGAGAAGTTCAGCAACCAGAGTATCCTATGACTACCGTCACAAACACCATAAGCTCTCAGATAGTGAGCAGGACTTTGCTGATGGGAGATTCCAGAAGTACTtgaaggaagaagacagaaaatacagTTCTCTAAAAGTTCCTGGAAATAGAGAGTCAGATTGTTTCAGTACTACAAGAGGAAGAGAAGTTGAGAATGAGCAAATCGATGGACCTTTTCATCTCTACAACAAAGACTGTGTTTCCTATACTCATACAAATATAAAGGAGCCTGATTTGGGGCCTTGCAATGACaagtggaagaaaaaaataaatgaagattgCAGAAAAGAGAATGCATTTTCTAGTaaacaacttgacacaagcccaAAACCTGAAGAGAAATGCTATTCACTTATCAAGAAGAAACCACTTACTGTCAAAGTAGACAGGAACAAGACGGACACATCCAG gtCTCCTTCTAGATATTCTGCAGAGAGACAGATATCACATGATTTGGTTGCTATTGGCAAAACAAGTGACAATTTTCATCCAGTATTTCAACATCTTGACTCAACTCAGAATCCTGAAGACAAGTCTACTGAAGAATTTGCTCAGGAAATTATAACAATAATCCACAAAGTTAAAG cAGATAGTTTTGAAACACCTGATATTACTCTACATGAGCGTTTctcaagaataaaaaacaaacaggatgCAGATTTCAATCAAATTCAATCAAATTCAGATCCAGAATTTCACAG GCGAATAGATATGTCTTTGGCTGATCTTCAGAATAAATACACCATGGTATATGAACCAGATAAG ACTCTGGTCAAAGTAATAGAACCAAATGATCTACGACATGACATTGAAAGGCGGAGAAAAGAGCGATTACAGAATGAAGATGAGAATATTTTTCACATGGCTAGTCCTACAGAGAG gaATCATCAGTCTTCCAGATTTTCAAAG AACTATGCTATGCAAAGAAAAGATGCCATTACTCAGAGGATATTTAGAGTTGACGAAAATCATCAAAACAGAAGAGGCTCTAAAGGATCTTTTAAG AACTTCTTGGGTGGCAGATTCCAGCCCCATTATAAATCCCACCTGGTACAGAAGAGCATGTATATTCAGGCTAAATACCAGCGTTTACGGTTTGCTGGACCAAGAGGATTTATTACCAATAAATTCAGaaacagatttctgaggaaaaaaaag
- the Bclaf3 gene encoding BCLAF1 and THRAP3 family member 3 isoform X1, with protein sequence MARSRSRSPRWKQRSLSPQSRNFEYHEERHFHGHYDPEYRNDPPRPFTWRMDDEKHGQNKSRIPPRVNSYYRSSYENRSPSPNVKPVEKFDTYKPHQEYFPGRGDDDRRSQYMPPYTESAATYMEHERDCYIPTAQGRYTPDEHRGRGSERGGKPPQMSLADSLRFKEKWHEDQLRLQRGLVESYPQSPRRGSEDFDTRSPFQKRYPEDHDFRKYGYTSKRSTDAARYENREPARIPKWKPEHSFLPFQEKKEEWSYGAQSHRYTEREYPERSSATRVSYDYRHKHHKLSDSEQDFADGRFQKYLKEEDRKYSSLKVPGNRESDCFSTTRGREVENEQIDGPFHLYNKDCVSYTHTNIKEPDLGPCNDKWKKKINEDCRKENAFSSKQLDTSPKPEEKCYSLIKKKPLTVKVDRNKTDTSRSPSRYSAERQISHDLVAIGKTSDNFHPVFQHLDSTQNPEDKSTEEFAQEIITIIHKVKADSFETPDITLHERFSRIKNKQDADFNQIQSNSDPEFHRRIDMSLADLQNKYTMVYEPDKTLVKVIEPNDLRHDIERRRKERLQNEDENIFHMASPTERNHQSSRFSKVKTVRADGFQKPPHFIKSNFRKFIQKPYINYAMQRKDAITQRIFRVDENHQNRRGSKGSFKNFLGGRFQPHYKSHLVQKSMYIQAKYQRLRFAGPRGFITNKFRNRFLRKKKDYPVLPRTNNLELLQMESTLYEDLEHLIFVRNWN encoded by the exons ATGGCACGGTCACGATCCAGATCCCCCAGGTGGAAACAAAG GTCACTATCGCCACAATCCAGAAATTTTGAATATCATGAGGAAAGACATTTCCATGGTCACTACGACCCTGAATATAGAAATGATCCACCAAGACCCTTTACTTGGAGAATGGATGATGAAAAACATGGACAAAATAAATCAAGGATTCCCCCTCGTGTGAATTCGTATTATCGATCTTCTTATGAAAATAGATCACCTTCCCCAAATGTAAAACCTGTTGAAAAATTTGATACATACAAGCCTCACCAAGAATATTTTCCTGGAAGAGGAGATGATGACAGAAGATCTCAGTATATGCCCCCATATACAGAAAGTGCAGCCACCTACATGGAGCACGAAAGGGATTGTTATATCCCTACAGCGCAAGGAAGGTATACTCCTGATGAGCACAGAGGTAGAGGAagtgagagaggagggaagcCACCTCAGATGTCACTGGCAGATTCCTTGAGATTTAAAGAGAAATGGCATGAAGATCAGTTGAGACTCCAAAGGGGACTAGTAGAAAGCTACCCTCAGTCACCCAGAAGAGGCTCAGAAGACTTTGACACAAGGAGCCCTTTTCAGAAGAG GTATCCTGAGGATCATGATTTCAGAAAGTATGGCTACACATCAAAAAGGTCTACAGATGCAGCAAGGTACGAAAATAGAGAGCCAGCCAGAATCCCAAAGTGGAAGCCTGAGCATTCTTTTCTACCTTtccaagagaaaaaagaagagtggAGCTATGGAGCCCAAAGTCACAGATATACTGAGAGAGAATACCCAGAGAGAAGTTCAGCAACCAGAGTATCCTATGACTACCGTCACAAACACCATAAGCTCTCAGATAGTGAGCAGGACTTTGCTGATGGGAGATTCCAGAAGTACTtgaaggaagaagacagaaaatacagTTCTCTAAAAGTTCCTGGAAATAGAGAGTCAGATTGTTTCAGTACTACAAGAGGAAGAGAAGTTGAGAATGAGCAAATCGATGGACCTTTTCATCTCTACAACAAAGACTGTGTTTCCTATACTCATACAAATATAAAGGAGCCTGATTTGGGGCCTTGCAATGACaagtggaagaaaaaaataaatgaagattgCAGAAAAGAGAATGCATTTTCTAGTaaacaacttgacacaagcccaAAACCTGAAGAGAAATGCTATTCACTTATCAAGAAGAAACCACTTACTGTCAAAGTAGACAGGAACAAGACGGACACATCCAG gtCTCCTTCTAGATATTCTGCAGAGAGACAGATATCACATGATTTGGTTGCTATTGGCAAAACAAGTGACAATTTTCATCCAGTATTTCAACATCTTGACTCAACTCAGAATCCTGAAGACAAGTCTACTGAAGAATTTGCTCAGGAAATTATAACAATAATCCACAAAGTTAAAG cAGATAGTTTTGAAACACCTGATATTACTCTACATGAGCGTTTctcaagaataaaaaacaaacaggatgCAGATTTCAATCAAATTCAATCAAATTCAGATCCAGAATTTCACAG GCGAATAGATATGTCTTTGGCTGATCTTCAGAATAAATACACCATGGTATATGAACCAGATAAG ACTCTGGTCAAAGTAATAGAACCAAATGATCTACGACATGACATTGAAAGGCGGAGAAAAGAGCGATTACAGAATGAAGATGAGAATATTTTTCACATGGCTAGTCCTACAGAGAG gaATCATCAGTCTTCCAGATTTTCAAAGGTGAAGACTGTTCGTGCTGATGGATTTCAAAAGCCTCCACattttataaaatcaaattttagaaaatttattcAGAAACCTTACATA AACTATGCTATGCAAAGAAAAGATGCCATTACTCAGAGGATATTTAGAGTTGACGAAAATCATCAAAACAGAAGAGGCTCTAAAGGATCTTTTAAG AACTTCTTGGGTGGCAGATTCCAGCCCCATTATAAATCCCACCTGGTACAGAAGAGCATGTATATTCAGGCTAAATACCAGCGTTTACGGTTTGCTGGACCAAGAGGATTTATTACCAATAAATTCAGaaacagatttctgaggaaaaaaaag
- the Bclaf3 gene encoding BCLAF1 and THRAP3 family member 3 isoform X2, translating to MARSRSRSPRWKQRSLSPQSRNFEYHEERHFHGHYDPEYRNDPPRPFTWRMDDEKHGQNKSRIPPRVNSYYRSSYENRSPSPNVKPVEKFDTYKPHQEYFPGRGDDDRRSQYMPPYTESAATYMEHERDCYIPTAQGRYTPDEHRGRGSERGGKPPQMSLADSLRFKEKWHEDQLRLQRGLVESYPQSPRRGSEDFDTRSPFQKRYPEDHDFRKYGYTSKRSTDAARYENREPARIPKWKPEHSFLPFQEKKEEWSYGAQSHRYTEREYPERSSATRVSYDYRHKHHKLSDSEQDFADGRFQKYLKEEDRKYSSLKVPGNRESDCFSTTRGREVENEQIDGPFHLYNKDCVSYTHTNIKEPDLGPCNDKWKKKINEDCRKENAFSSKQLDTSPKPEEKCYSLIKKKPLTVKVDRNKTDTSRSPSRYSAERQISHDLVAIGKTSDNFHPVFQHLDSTQNPEDKSTEEFAQEIITIIHKVKDSFETPDITLHERFSRIKNKQDADFNQIQSNSDPEFHRRIDMSLADLQNKYTMVYEPDKTLVKVIEPNDLRHDIERRRKERLQNEDENIFHMASPTERNHQSSRFSKVKTVRADGFQKPPHFIKSNFRKFIQKPYINYAMQRKDAITQRIFRVDENHQNRRGSKGSFKNFLGGRFQPHYKSHLVQKSMYIQAKYQRLRFAGPRGFITNKFRNRFLRKKKDYPVLPRTNNLELLQMESTLYEDLEHLIFVRNWN from the exons ATGGCACGGTCACGATCCAGATCCCCCAGGTGGAAACAAAG GTCACTATCGCCACAATCCAGAAATTTTGAATATCATGAGGAAAGACATTTCCATGGTCACTACGACCCTGAATATAGAAATGATCCACCAAGACCCTTTACTTGGAGAATGGATGATGAAAAACATGGACAAAATAAATCAAGGATTCCCCCTCGTGTGAATTCGTATTATCGATCTTCTTATGAAAATAGATCACCTTCCCCAAATGTAAAACCTGTTGAAAAATTTGATACATACAAGCCTCACCAAGAATATTTTCCTGGAAGAGGAGATGATGACAGAAGATCTCAGTATATGCCCCCATATACAGAAAGTGCAGCCACCTACATGGAGCACGAAAGGGATTGTTATATCCCTACAGCGCAAGGAAGGTATACTCCTGATGAGCACAGAGGTAGAGGAagtgagagaggagggaagcCACCTCAGATGTCACTGGCAGATTCCTTGAGATTTAAAGAGAAATGGCATGAAGATCAGTTGAGACTCCAAAGGGGACTAGTAGAAAGCTACCCTCAGTCACCCAGAAGAGGCTCAGAAGACTTTGACACAAGGAGCCCTTTTCAGAAGAG GTATCCTGAGGATCATGATTTCAGAAAGTATGGCTACACATCAAAAAGGTCTACAGATGCAGCAAGGTACGAAAATAGAGAGCCAGCCAGAATCCCAAAGTGGAAGCCTGAGCATTCTTTTCTACCTTtccaagagaaaaaagaagagtggAGCTATGGAGCCCAAAGTCACAGATATACTGAGAGAGAATACCCAGAGAGAAGTTCAGCAACCAGAGTATCCTATGACTACCGTCACAAACACCATAAGCTCTCAGATAGTGAGCAGGACTTTGCTGATGGGAGATTCCAGAAGTACTtgaaggaagaagacagaaaatacagTTCTCTAAAAGTTCCTGGAAATAGAGAGTCAGATTGTTTCAGTACTACAAGAGGAAGAGAAGTTGAGAATGAGCAAATCGATGGACCTTTTCATCTCTACAACAAAGACTGTGTTTCCTATACTCATACAAATATAAAGGAGCCTGATTTGGGGCCTTGCAATGACaagtggaagaaaaaaataaatgaagattgCAGAAAAGAGAATGCATTTTCTAGTaaacaacttgacacaagcccaAAACCTGAAGAGAAATGCTATTCACTTATCAAGAAGAAACCACTTACTGTCAAAGTAGACAGGAACAAGACGGACACATCCAG gtCTCCTTCTAGATATTCTGCAGAGAGACAGATATCACATGATTTGGTTGCTATTGGCAAAACAAGTGACAATTTTCATCCAGTATTTCAACATCTTGACTCAACTCAGAATCCTGAAGACAAGTCTACTGAAGAATTTGCTCAGGAAATTATAACAATAATCCACAAAGTTAAAG ATAGTTTTGAAACACCTGATATTACTCTACATGAGCGTTTctcaagaataaaaaacaaacaggatgCAGATTTCAATCAAATTCAATCAAATTCAGATCCAGAATTTCACAG GCGAATAGATATGTCTTTGGCTGATCTTCAGAATAAATACACCATGGTATATGAACCAGATAAG ACTCTGGTCAAAGTAATAGAACCAAATGATCTACGACATGACATTGAAAGGCGGAGAAAAGAGCGATTACAGAATGAAGATGAGAATATTTTTCACATGGCTAGTCCTACAGAGAG gaATCATCAGTCTTCCAGATTTTCAAAGGTGAAGACTGTTCGTGCTGATGGATTTCAAAAGCCTCCACattttataaaatcaaattttagaaaatttattcAGAAACCTTACATA AACTATGCTATGCAAAGAAAAGATGCCATTACTCAGAGGATATTTAGAGTTGACGAAAATCATCAAAACAGAAGAGGCTCTAAAGGATCTTTTAAG AACTTCTTGGGTGGCAGATTCCAGCCCCATTATAAATCCCACCTGGTACAGAAGAGCATGTATATTCAGGCTAAATACCAGCGTTTACGGTTTGCTGGACCAAGAGGATTTATTACCAATAAATTCAGaaacagatttctgaggaaaaaaaag
- the Bclaf3 gene encoding BCLAF1 and THRAP3 family member 3 isoform X4, with the protein MARSRSRSPRWKQRSLSPQSRNFEYHEERHFHGHYDPEYRNDPPRPFTWRMDDEKHGQNKSRIPPRVNSYYRSSYENRSPSPNVKPVEKFDTYKPHQEYFPGRGDDDRRSQYMPPYTESAATYMEHERDCYIPTAQGRYTPDEHRGRGSERGGKPPQMSLADSLRFKEKWHEDQLRLQRGLVESYPQSPRRGSEDFDTRSPFQKRYPEDHDFRKYGYTSKRSTDAARYENREPARIPKWKPEHSFLPFQEKKEEWSYGAQSHRYTEREYPERSSATRVSYDYRHKHHKLSDSEQDFADGRFQKYLKEEDRKYSSLKVPGNRESDCFSTTRGREVENEQIDGPFHLYNKDCVSYTHTNIKEPDLGPCNDKWKKKINEDCRKENAFSSKQLDTSPKPEEKCYSLIKKKPLTVKVDRNKTDTSRSPSRYSAERQISHDLVAIGKTSDNFHPVFQHLDSTQNPEDKSTEEFAQEIITIIHKVKADSFETPDITLHERFSRIKNKQDADFNQIQSNSDPEFHRRIDMSLADLQNKYTMVYEPDKTLVKVIEPNDLRHDIERRRKERLQNEDENIFHMASPTERNHQSSRFSKVKTVRADGFQKPPHFIKSNFRKFIQKPYINYAMQRKDAITQRIFRVDENHQNRRGSKGSFKNFLGGRFQPHYKSHLVQKSMYIQAKYQRLRFAGPRGFITNKFRNRFLRKKKF; encoded by the exons ATGGCACGGTCACGATCCAGATCCCCCAGGTGGAAACAAAG GTCACTATCGCCACAATCCAGAAATTTTGAATATCATGAGGAAAGACATTTCCATGGTCACTACGACCCTGAATATAGAAATGATCCACCAAGACCCTTTACTTGGAGAATGGATGATGAAAAACATGGACAAAATAAATCAAGGATTCCCCCTCGTGTGAATTCGTATTATCGATCTTCTTATGAAAATAGATCACCTTCCCCAAATGTAAAACCTGTTGAAAAATTTGATACATACAAGCCTCACCAAGAATATTTTCCTGGAAGAGGAGATGATGACAGAAGATCTCAGTATATGCCCCCATATACAGAAAGTGCAGCCACCTACATGGAGCACGAAAGGGATTGTTATATCCCTACAGCGCAAGGAAGGTATACTCCTGATGAGCACAGAGGTAGAGGAagtgagagaggagggaagcCACCTCAGATGTCACTGGCAGATTCCTTGAGATTTAAAGAGAAATGGCATGAAGATCAGTTGAGACTCCAAAGGGGACTAGTAGAAAGCTACCCTCAGTCACCCAGAAGAGGCTCAGAAGACTTTGACACAAGGAGCCCTTTTCAGAAGAG GTATCCTGAGGATCATGATTTCAGAAAGTATGGCTACACATCAAAAAGGTCTACAGATGCAGCAAGGTACGAAAATAGAGAGCCAGCCAGAATCCCAAAGTGGAAGCCTGAGCATTCTTTTCTACCTTtccaagagaaaaaagaagagtggAGCTATGGAGCCCAAAGTCACAGATATACTGAGAGAGAATACCCAGAGAGAAGTTCAGCAACCAGAGTATCCTATGACTACCGTCACAAACACCATAAGCTCTCAGATAGTGAGCAGGACTTTGCTGATGGGAGATTCCAGAAGTACTtgaaggaagaagacagaaaatacagTTCTCTAAAAGTTCCTGGAAATAGAGAGTCAGATTGTTTCAGTACTACAAGAGGAAGAGAAGTTGAGAATGAGCAAATCGATGGACCTTTTCATCTCTACAACAAAGACTGTGTTTCCTATACTCATACAAATATAAAGGAGCCTGATTTGGGGCCTTGCAATGACaagtggaagaaaaaaataaatgaagattgCAGAAAAGAGAATGCATTTTCTAGTaaacaacttgacacaagcccaAAACCTGAAGAGAAATGCTATTCACTTATCAAGAAGAAACCACTTACTGTCAAAGTAGACAGGAACAAGACGGACACATCCAG gtCTCCTTCTAGATATTCTGCAGAGAGACAGATATCACATGATTTGGTTGCTATTGGCAAAACAAGTGACAATTTTCATCCAGTATTTCAACATCTTGACTCAACTCAGAATCCTGAAGACAAGTCTACTGAAGAATTTGCTCAGGAAATTATAACAATAATCCACAAAGTTAAAG cAGATAGTTTTGAAACACCTGATATTACTCTACATGAGCGTTTctcaagaataaaaaacaaacaggatgCAGATTTCAATCAAATTCAATCAAATTCAGATCCAGAATTTCACAG GCGAATAGATATGTCTTTGGCTGATCTTCAGAATAAATACACCATGGTATATGAACCAGATAAG ACTCTGGTCAAAGTAATAGAACCAAATGATCTACGACATGACATTGAAAGGCGGAGAAAAGAGCGATTACAGAATGAAGATGAGAATATTTTTCACATGGCTAGTCCTACAGAGAG gaATCATCAGTCTTCCAGATTTTCAAAGGTGAAGACTGTTCGTGCTGATGGATTTCAAAAGCCTCCACattttataaaatcaaattttagaaaatttattcAGAAACCTTACATA AACTATGCTATGCAAAGAAAAGATGCCATTACTCAGAGGATATTTAGAGTTGACGAAAATCATCAAAACAGAAGAGGCTCTAAAGGATCTTTTAAG AACTTCTTGGGTGGCAGATTCCAGCCCCATTATAAATCCCACCTGGTACAGAAGAGCATGTATATTCAGGCTAAATACCAGCGTTTACGGTTTGCTGGACCAAGAGGATTTATTACCAATAAATTCAGaaacagatttctgaggaaaaaaaag